In the genome of Cryptomeria japonica chromosome 8, Sugi_1.0, whole genome shotgun sequence, one region contains:
- the LOC131857635 gene encoding uncharacterized protein LOC131857635, with amino-acid sequence MHEQMRVVTHSQFVDDTIIFGEATIEEAKCIMNTLDNYLEQSGQIMNKQKSQVIFLNTTKKSQQRIANLMGIEIADLPLKYLGVRIDKGCRQSQIWDDVKNSCLAKSDQWKNRWLSQVGRLTMVKSVLLAIPIYSMSCFKLPYAVGKNLDNILRKFVWEGAKETRKIPLINWDTMCLVKEED; translated from the coding sequence ATGCATGAACAGATGAGAGTTGTCACTCATTCTCAGTTTGTCGACGACACCATTATCTTTGGAGAAGCGACAATTGAGGAAGCAAAATGCATTATGAATACATTGGACAACTACTTAGAACAGTCCGGGCAGATTATGAACAAGCAGAAATCACAAGTAATATTTTTGAACACCACTAAGAAATCTCAGCAAAGAATTGCAAATCTCATGGGGATAGAAATTGCAGACCTCCCCCTCAAATATCTTGGAGTCCGAATAGACAAAGGTTGCAGACAATCACAAATATGGGATGATGTGAAGAATTCTTGTTTAGCAAAATCAGATCAATGGAAGAATAGATGGCTATCACAGGTAGGGAGACTCACCATGGTAAAATCAGTACTTTTAGCTATCCCAATTTACAGTATGTCTTGCTTCAAGCTTCCATATGCTGTTGGAAAAAACTTAGACAATATTCTGAGGAAATTTGTATGGGAAGGAGCTAAGGAGACTAGAAAGATACCTCTCATAAATTGGGATACAATGTGCTTAGTAAAAGAAGAGGACTAA
- the LOC131035910 gene encoding uncharacterized protein LOC131035910, whose amino-acid sequence MAGLRLGLWMKYLAGFRLAPFVPTPEHVGLAMLKLAGVCPSDMVVDVGCGDGRLLISAAKHHGARGCGLEMDALLAKQAVSAIEREALAHMITVLHTDALHASSQLQRASVVTLYLSDAGNARLLPHLQRQLPQNARVVSFCWPFQDLTPSRIQRVDGIALYLYDFNALHNSSPS is encoded by the coding sequence ATGGCAGGATTAAGATTAGGGTTATGGATGAAATATTTAGCAGGGTTTAGGCTGGCGCCATTTGTGCCCACTCCAGAGCATGTGGGTCTCGCAATGCTGAAGCTTGCAGGCGTCTGCCCCTCGGACATGGTGGTGGACGTGGGTTGTGGAGATGGGCGCCTCCTCATTAGCGCTGCAAAGCACCATGGAGCCAGGGGATGTGGCCTTGAAATGGATGCTCTCCTCGCCAAACAAGCCGTGAGCGCTATTGAGCGCGAGGCCCTCGCCCACATGATCACAGTCCTACACACAGACGCTTTGCACGCTAGCTCGCAACTGCAACGCGCTTCTGTTGTTACCCTTTACTTAAGCGATGCAGGCAACGCCAGGCTTCTTCCCCACTTGCAACGCCAGCTCCCTCAAAATGCCAGGGTTGTGTCCTTCTGCTGGCCCTTCCAGGATCTTACGCCTTCACGCATTCAACGGGTCGATGGTATTGCTTTGTACCTTTATGATTTTAATGCCCTCCATAACAGTTCACCCTCCTAA